In Deltaproteobacteria bacterium, the sequence GCTCCTTCGCCCACGCGATGAAGCTGCTGCGACCGACCGCGCCTTCGTGGGCGAGCAGGCGATCGTGGAACTCCCAGAACTTGCCCTGCTGCCCCGCCGCGAGCGCGGCCTTGGCTGCGCCGCGCGCTGCGGTGTGGATCGGCAGCGGTAGCTGACGCACGCTGTACGCGACGTCGCTGCGGTGGCGCTCGAGCAGCGCAGCGAGCTCCTCCTTCCACGCCTTGCGACAGAACGGGCACTCGAAGTCCACGAACGCGACGATCACCACCGGCGCGTCGGCCTCACCGCGCAGGCCCGACGCGCCCGGCTCGATGCGGTAGCGCGCGTCGCCACGGGGCTCGATGATCGTGGTCGACTTGGCGGCCTGCGCCTGCGCCTGCGCCTGGTCCCGCTCGGCCCGCAGGGCCGCCGCGGCCTCGGGCTCACCGACCCGCTTGGTCGCGGCCGTGCGCATCATCGTCGCGTAGAGCTCGGCCCGCGGCACGCCGTCGTCGAGCAGGCGCGCGCGCGCTTGATCTCTTCGTCGAGGATGCCGTGCAGCGTGGCCTCGTCGACGTAGCCCGCGAGGTACAGCCCGTTGATGAACATCGACGGCAGTCCTGCGACCCCCAGCGTGGTCGCGCTGCGACGGTCGCGGATGCGACGGGCGGTCTGCGTGCCGGTGTCGAGGTCGTCGAGGAAGCGCGGCACGTCGAGCCCGAGCGCCTCGGCGTGGGCGCGCAACGTCGGCCGATCGAAGTCGCCGCCCTGCGCGAACAGGCGCGCGTGCATCTCCCAGAACTTGCCCTGCGCCTCGGCGGCCAGCGCCGCCTCGGCGGCTTGCTCCCCCGCGGCCGTGGCCCGGCACGGTGAAGCTGCGCACGACCACGCGCAGATCGTCGCCGTAGTCCTCCAGCAGGTGCTCGAGCTCCTGCCACAGCCGTGCGCACGGCGGACAGCCGTAGTCGCTGTAGACCACGATGGTGACCAGCGGCGCGGTGCCGCCCTTGGCGTGGTCGTCGTCGGTGAGCTCGACGCGGAAGCGCTCGGCGTCGATGCGGATGCCGGTCGCGGCCCCCTCGGCCTTGGCCTCGTCGCCCTGCTTGGGGCAGCCCACCAGCAGCGTCAACGCGGCCAGCCATGACGCCGCGCGTCGATGCCCAGACGCCGCGCGTCGATGCCCAGACGCCGCGCGTCGATGCCCAGACGCCGCGCGTCGATGCCCACGCGATGGCGGGCACGCACCGTGAGGCGCTACCGGCGTCGTGCGTGACCGCGTGGAGCCTGTCCGCGTCATGCCAGCACGATGCACGACGGGGTCCACGAACGCAAAGCCCACGTGGCGGCTGCCGACGTGGGGCTTCTTGTTTCGGAGCGGGAGACGGGACTCGAACCCGCGACTTCAACCTTGGCAAGGTTGCGCTCTACCAACTGAGCTACTCCCGCAGGGAGTTCGAGGGTGCGGACTGTACCCGCGCCGCACAGGGAGTCAAGCAGAACCTTGCCGCGCGGTGTGCGTTCGCCCAGGCCCTCCGTGCATGCACGAGCCATGCATGGATGCGGCATTCGCAAGGCGAGGTTCCCCGCCGTGGTTGCGCCCGGGAAGCATTCGGGATATGCCGCGATTCAAGGCGTTCTCCCATGCAGCAGGCCCATCTCCCCGATCGGACTCCTGGGCGCCAGCGGCTACGCTGGCCAGGTCCTCCATGCACTACTCATGCAGCATCCCCGCATGCGGCCAGTGGTGTTCGAGCCCGCCATGGTCCGCGAGGGTCCCAGCGAGCGCGCCATGGATCTCGCGCGCGACTGCGCCGCGGTGGCGTTGGCCCTGCCCGACGAGGCCGCCCTCACCTGGTCCGATGCGCTGGTGGCCGCCGGAGTCAAGGTCATCGATCTCTCGAGTGCGCAGCGGCTCGCGGCCGGCGTGCACTACGGCCAGCCCGAGCTGTTCGGTGCGCCGCCATCGGGCACCAAGGTGGTGAGCAACCCTGGCTGCTACCCGACCGCCTCGCTGCTGGTGCTCGCGCCGCTGCTGCGCGCGGGACTCATCGCGCCGCAGATCGCGATCCACGGCGCGAGCGGGACCTCGGGCGCCGGCAAGGCGCTGCGCGAAGATCTCCACTTCAGCGAGCTGTTCGGCAACACGTTCCCGTACAAGGTCGGCAGCCACAAGCACATCGACGAGATCGCGACGCGCTTGGGCGCGGAGATCTCGTTCGTCACGCAGCTGCTGCCGATCGTGCGCGGGCTCGCGATCACGGCGTTCGTCCGCACCGAACACGCGCCCGCGCAGCTGCACGCCGCGCTCGCGTCGCACTGGGCCGACGCGCCGTGGATCACCGTGCTCGACGCCCCCGATCAGGGCCTCGGCGTGCGTGGCGTGGTCGATACCCACGACGCCGTGCTCGCCGTCGGCCCAGTCGCCCACGGCGGCCTGGTGCCGGTGTTCGCCACCATCGACAACCTCATGCGCGGTGCCGCCAGCCAGGCGCTGCACAACCTCAACCTGTGGCTGGGGCTGCCCGCCGGGCTCGGCCTGCCGCCGCCGCGTTCGCGCCGCCTCGCGAACATGTGAGCCAGGCCTGTCCGTCCAGCGCACGCCGAGCCCGGCGCTGCGTCGTCCTCGTTTTCGCCTAACGTCGCTCGAAGGAACGCGCCATGTCGACCGCTGCCACCGCCCCCGTCGTTCGCACCACGCACCAGCCCGGCGACGCCCTGCCGCAGGGCTTCACGTTCTCCGGCGTGCGCTGTGGCATCAAGCCCGGTCGCAGCGACCTCGCGCTGCTGCTGTGCTCGCCCGCGGCGGTGGCCGCCGGCGTCTTCACCAAGAACCCCATGCGCGCGGCGTGCTGCGATCGCAACGCGACGTTGGTGCCGAGCGGCAACGTCGCAGCGGTCATCGTCAACTCCGGCAACGCCAACGCGATGACCGGTGCGCAGGGTGCCAGCAACAACGCCAAGGTCGCCGCCGAGCTGGGCAAGCTGCTGGGTTGCGCGCCCGAGCGGGTGCTGACCGCGTCGACCGGTGTCATCGGCACGCAGCTGCCGGTCGACCTCGTGGTCGAGGCGCTCGATCCGTTGATCGCCGCCCACGGCGACGATCCGCGCGGCTTCGCCGAGGCCATCCTCACCACCGACACGGTCACCAAGTTCGCCGCCGTCGAGCTGCAGCTGCCGGGCGCCGACGTGCCGGTGCGACTGTTCGGCGTCGCCAAGGGCTCGGGGATGATCCACCCCAACATGGCGACCACGCTGGGCTTCGTGTGCACCGACGCCGCGGTGCCGCCGGCACTGCTTCAGTCGCTGCTCGGCCAGGCGATCCAGACCACCTTCAACGCGATCAGCGTCGATGGCGACACCTCGACCAACGACATGGTGCTGGTGCTGGCCAACGGCGCCTCGGGTGTGCACGTCGAGGACGACGCCAAGGTCGCGGCGTTCTCCGCCGGCCTGCACGGCGTGCTGCGCGAGCTCGCCAAGCAGGTCGCCCGCGACGGCGAGGGTGCCACGCGGCTGCTCGAGGTCGAGGTCACCGGCGCGCCCGATGTCGCCAGCGCCGCTGCGATCGCCCGCACCGTCGCCAAGAGCAGCCTCGTGAAGTGCAGCGTGTTCGCGGGCCAGCCGAACTGGGGCCGCATCGCGATGGCGGTCGGGCAGGCCGCGATCGAGCACGGCGGCGCCGTCACGCCGGCGACGCTGCGGATCGCCGCCGGCGGTCACGTGCTGTTCGACGGCGATCGCGACGGACGCGGCAGCGCGCACCTGCCCGCCGAGCTCAAGCGAGCGCTGCGCTCGGGCGAGGTCGCGTGGTCGATCGATCTCGGCATCGGCGACGCCAGCTTCACCGCGTGGGGCTGCGACATGACCTACGACTACGTGCGCATCAACGCCGACGACGCCAAGGGCATCGCAGTCGCCAGCAACGGCACGGTCTCGCGCAGCCTCAGCCTGTCGGCCTACTCGCCGCGGCTCAAGCAGCAGCTGCTGGTCGAGGGCCTCGGCTACGTGCGTCGCTTCACCGGCCTCAAGCTCATGGTCTACCTGCAGCCCGCCGCCCGCGGTCGCGGTGAGAGCATCGACGGGCTCGCGCAGGACCTCGAGCTGTGCCTCGACGCCGGCCTCAAGCCGCTGGTCATCGTGCCGGACAAGGAGGCCGCGGCGCGCATCGAGGCGCTGACCCACAGAGCGGCCACTTCGCGGCCATGGTCGCGCCCGATCCGATGTCGATCGGCACGCTGCTCGATCGCGGCCACCTCTGCATCCTCGTGCGCGAGAGCTCGGCGCCCGACGCCGTGGTCGAGCTCGCGCTCAAGATCGGCATCCACAAGCTGGTCGCGCTGGGCACCGAGGAGGGCCTGCGCGACGCCCACGGCACCGTGCAGCGGCTCTCGCCCGAGACCCTGCTGGCCGGCCTCGAGCGCGGCCGCTTCGACGACAGCGATCCCGATCTGCTGGTGCTCGCGCGCCACGCCGCGACCCGCGGCGTGCCCGCGCTGCATCCTCGACGCGCGCATGCCCCACGCGGTGGTCGGCGAGCTGTTCACCGACGACGGCGTCGGCACGCTGGTCACGCGGCAGGCGCTGGCGTAGATCCATCGCCGACGATGGAGTCCTCGAAGGCACGCCGCGCCGCGCTGCGCAAGCTGCTGGCCGGTGGTCAGGCCAGCACGCAGCTCGAGCTGTGTCGCTTGCTCGCCGAGCGTGGCCACACCGCCACGCAGAGCACCGTCAGTCGCGACCTGAAGCTGCTGGGTGCGATCCGCATGCCCCGCGAGGATGGCGAGACCGTCTACCACCTGCGGCCGCACATCCCGGTGGGCTTCCCCGCCGACATGGTGGTTTCGGTCGAGGCCAACGAGGTCGCCGCGATCGTGCGCACGCGCATCGGTCGTGCGCAGGCGGTCGGCCACGAGCTCGACGCGCTGCAGCTGCCGCTCGTGCTCGGCACCCTCGCGGGTGACGACACCGTGCTGGTGTTGCCGCGCAGCGTCGCGCAGATGCCCGAGCTGGTGCGGACGCTCCGACAGCTCGCGCAGCTGGTCTAGTACCATGCGACCCGATCGTCCCTCCGATCCCGCGCCGCGGCTGTGGCAGCACGGCGAGCACCGCATCGCCTACGTCGACGAGGGCGAAGGCCCGGCCCTGCTCGCGATCCACGGCCTACCCGGCAGCCACCGCGACTTCCGTTGGCTCGCGCCCGCGCTCGCCGGCCGTGCACGACTGGTGCGCATCGACCAGCCCTGCTTCGGCGGCTCCGGCGATGCCTCGCCGCAGTGGGCCGACGTCGCGCGCCTGCTCGCCCGCTTCGCCGCCGACGTCATCGGTGAGCGCCACGCCGTGCTCGGCCACTCCTTCGGCGGCCCCATGGCGACCGCGGTCGCGACCTGCACCGCCGCGCGCGAGCGTGTCGGCGCGATCGTGTGGCTCGCCTCCGCCGGCGTGCGACCGCACCGCGCCGTGCGACAGGTGATGCCGATCATCGGCGCCATCGATCGCCTGCGCCCGGTGCCCGTGCTCGGCCGCGCCCTGCTGCATGGTTGGCGAGGGGTCCTGCGCGCCAGCGGCTTCCCCTCGAGCATCACCGCCGACGACGTCGCGCGCACCAGCGCCCTGCTCTCGCGCTTCGACTTCGACCGGCACCGCCGCGCGGTGAGCGAGCTCGTCGAGCGCGGCGTGCCAACCTCGCGGCATGGACGCAGGACGACCCCTTCGTCGAGCCCGCCCGCTGCCAGGAGCTCGCCGACCTCGCCCCGCCCGGCCCCCGACTCACCTGGCCGACCGGCGGCCACAACCTGCAGAAGACCTGGGCCGTCGAGCTCGCCGACGCGCTCGTGCCGTTCCTGCACGCGCACCTGCGCTGACGCTGGGCACCGGCTCCCGCGCCCGCGCGAGCGTCCGAGAGGAACCGCTTGACCTTTGCCTCCGGTCTGGGCAGTCTCCGGGCCCCATTCCGAAGTAGCTCAGTCGGTAGAGCAGGCGGCTGTTAACCGCCGGGTCAGGGGTTCAAGTCCCTCTTCGGAGCCATTTTTCTCTCGTCGCCAACAAACGGCGAGGGTCGGTAAACAGAAGCCCCCAAGGAGCGATCCGAGGGGGCTTCGCCGTTTCTCCCCAGAACTCCGGGCGTTTCGCGCGCTGCGCGTGCTGCGGCGCCGCTCTCGCGCGTGCTCGCAGAGAGCGCCGAGCGAGCTCGATGAGCGCCGCGTGGGACAGCTCTCCCGCTCTCTCTCCTGTCCCGTGGGGAGAGAGAAGCCGAGAGGCGTTTAACTGCGTACCCGGCGTTTAACGTTCGGCCCCGTTGGTCAACAGCGTCGGCGTCCGCGACAGGGCCGAGCCTGTTGATCATCGGGGCGACGGCTCGCGACGAGCGACGAACGGTGCCAGGTTCGGCGGCGTCGCGAACCGATCGCACTTGTAGACCGGTGCGGCTGTTGATCGGCGGGGCTGTGTATCCGCGGTCCGCCCCTCGTGGGCCCCGCGCGACGCTCGATACGGCTGGATCCGAATTGTCGGGCCTGCCGGCTCAGAAGCCGAGGTCGCGCTGCACGGTCAGCTTCGGCAGCGAGAGGATGACGTCGTACGCAGCCGTGACGTCGGTCGTGAGATATCCGCTCTGCGCCCTCAAGCAACTGAACATCCCGGCCGGCGCCCTCCGACACGCGACCAGCGAGAGCTGCTCACCGGCTTGCGCAGCGATCAAGGCCGCCTCGAGGCTGCTCGGCTGCGGCGCTTCCAACTGGGTCTCAACCACCCGGAAGCCGACCTCCGTCTCGGGCGCGAGCTCCATCTCGCTCGTGACATCGCCAGTGGTCGTGGTGCCGATGACCACATAGTCGTCGCAAAGCTCCGCACTGAGATACATGCCCATCGGATGCGCCGAGACGTAGTCGCCCCACACCACGGGGAGACGCTGCACATGCCCGTTGTGCGCAAGGATGACCACGCGCGCCTCCGGTTCACGCGCCAACACGTCGAGCACCGAGTCGGCGAGGAAGCGATCGCGTACCGAGTGATCCAGAGCCGCCTCGGCTCCGCGGTGCATGGCCTCGTTCGTGCGCATCGCGTAATCCGCGTGGATGAGCGAGTCGAGCTGACGCCGTGCGCGATCCACAGCGTCGCGAGAGGAACGCGCCACGAGCACCGCGTCGAGCGCGCGCATGCGGAGGCGCAGCCGCGCGAGGCTCGCCGTCAACGCGTCTTGCTGGTGCGTTCCGAGGCTTGCCCACGCCTGCGCGGTGCGCGCCACCGACGTGCCGACGAGCTTCGCGCTCGCCTGCTCGACCGCCAGCAGTAGAGGGAGCGCATCGGCGTCGACCTCGCGAACGAAGCTGGCGAATCGCTCAACGGTAGAGGCAAACGCGCTTCCCCCGTTGGGGAGATCCAGCCCTAGAAATCGAGGTCGCCGTGGCCTGGAACCCCCCCACGCGCGCAGCCACGTCGCGATGTTGCACATGCCCCAGTCGGAAGCACCGCGACTCACGCGACCGAGCGGACGCGGATCGGCTTCGTTCGCGAGCCACACATCGAGGTCCTCGGCTTCGTCGACATCGAACTCGGCGGCAACGATGTCGAACCCGAGCTGCTCGTGCAGGAAGCGGACGAGTCGCTGGCGCACGGTCCAAAACTCTTCGATGAAATGCGCGCCTTCACCGAGTGCGACGACTCGAGCGTCGCCGATGAACTCACGCAGCGGGTCGAGGTCATCGAGCGGGGCGTTCGGGTCAATGGTAGAGAGACGAACGGCGTTGGTTCGCAGCCACGCGGCTGCAGCATTCAGATCGGTCACGAGCATTCTCCTGGGCACAAGACAAGTCGAGGCGACGCGCGTCTTCAGCGCACGAACGCCCATCGAGTGGACTTGAGCAACTCAGCGGAGACGCAAGGAACCGGTCGGCATGAAGTACAGGCTACCACTCGCCGCAAAGGCGATCAACCGGATGAACCCCAGGCCGCCGAGTGGTCACCCCACAGCGCCGTCTCGAGGAGCGCCATCCCGCGCGCGGCCTCCGCGGGCGTCGCGTCGGCGAGCTCGAGGTACACGCGCCCGCTCTCGTTGCAGTCCTCGGTGTTCACGCACCAGCTCTCGCTCGCGGGCGTCGCCAGCTCGATCTCGGCGGCGAGCTTGTGGAGCGCGGCCTTCACGACGCGGTAGCTGGTGCCCTTCGGGAAGCGGAGCGCGATCTGCGGCTCGGGCGTTCCGTAGCGACTCTCGCCCTGGCTCACCGTCTTCGTCGCCAGCGTGTTCTTCATCGTCGTGCTCATCGTCGTCCTCCGTGGCGCGTCGCGCGAAGTGCCCGTCGCGTGAGGACATACAGGCTTCCGTTTCGACCCATAGCAAGGCGGACGGATGTCGATTCTCGATGTTCTTTCAGGCACTTGGAGGCCGGGCGCCTACACGGCGATGGGCCGCGACGACGTTGCGCCCGGGCGCGCCCGTGGCCCTTCGCGCGGGGCACGACGCCGGGCTGCGTGACGCGGCCACGTGGGCCAACGTCGGCGCCCGTGGCGCGCGTCAGAGTGCGACCACCGCGTAGCGCGAGCCGGGGTTCATCGCCTCGAGCTGGGCGCGGCGCTTCTCCGCGTCCTCGGCGGTGGCGAACGCGTCGTACTTCCAGTCGTTCCTGGTGGGCGCCATGCGGCTGATCGAGCCGTCCTTGTTCACCGACTTCACCATGAAGCGCGCGGTGGCTGCCGCCTGCTCGGTGGCGCGCTTAGCGCGCGCGTCGGCGTAGGCGCGGAAGGCGGTGGTGCTCTTGATCCTCATCGTCGTCGTCCTCGCTTTCGCGTCGAGCCCCGTGCCCGTCGCGTGAGGACATACAGGCTTCCGTTCGCGCACGTAGCAAGGCGAAGATCCGAGGATTCGACCTCGCGCGAGAACACGCGACGTTCCGCGCGCGTCGGGCGTGGAGGCCTTCTGCCTACCCCTTCGCCGTGAGGCCGGTGCGGAGCATCTCGGCGACGAGCGACGCGGCCAGCTCCTCGTCGGTCTCGCCCTTCACGTCGAGCTCGACCTCCTC encodes:
- a CDS encoding N-acetyl-gamma-glutamyl-phosphate reductase, whose protein sequence is MQHPRMRPVVFEPAMVREGPSERAMDLARDCAAVALALPDEAALTWSDALVAAGVKVIDLSSAQRLAAGVHYGQPELFGAPPSGTKVVSNPGCYPTASLLVLAPLLRAGLIAPQIAIHGASGTSGAGKALREDLHFSELFGNTFPYKVGSHKHIDEIATRLGAEISFVTQLLPIVRGLAITAFVRTEHAPAQLHAALASHWADAPWITVLDAPDQGLGVRGVVDTHDAVLAVGPVAHGGLVPVFATIDNLMRGAASQALHNLNLWLGLPAGLGLPPPRSRRLANM
- a CDS encoding thioredoxin domain-containing protein, coding for MTLLVGCPKQGDEAKAEGAATGIRIDAERFRVELTDDDHAKGGTAPLVTIVVYSDYGCPPCARLWQELEHLLEDYGDDLRVVVRSFTVPGHGRGGASRRGGAGRRGAGQVLGDARAPVRAGRRLRSADVARPRRGARARRAALPRRPRHRHADRPSHPRPSQRDHAGGRRTAVDVHQRAVPRGLRRRGHAARHPRRRDQARARLLDDGVPRAELYATMMRTAATKRVGEPEAAAALRAERDQAQAQAQAAKSTTIIEPRGDARYRIEPGASGLRGEADAPVVIVAFVDFECPFCRKAWKEELAALLERHRSDVAYSVRQLPLPIHTAARGAAKAALAAGQQGKFWEFHDRLLAHEGAVGRSSFIAWAKELGLDEAAFLAALDDPATEAVVAADEKLAVAVGVNGTPGYFVNGRYLGGFVPGTLSGVVDEELARATSLAATTPKSKRFATDMAEAIPESEFPNR
- a CDS encoding alpha/beta hydrolase, whose product is MRPDRPSDPAPRLWQHGEHRIAYVDEGEGPALLAIHGLPGSHRDFRWLAPALAGRARLVRIDQPCFGGSGDASPQWADVARLLARFAADVIGERHAVLGHSFGGPMATAVATCTAARERVGAIVWLASAGVRPHRAVRQVMPIIGAIDRLRPVPVLGRALLHGWRGVLRASGFPSSITADDVARTSALLSRFDFDRHRRAVSELVERGVPTSRHGRRTTPSSSPPAARSSPTSPRPAPDSPGRPAATTCRRPGPSSSPTRSCRSCTRTCADAGHRLPRPRERPRGTA
- a CDS encoding erythromycin esterase family protein — encoded protein: MTDLNAAAAWLRTNAVRLSTIDPNAPLDDLDPLREFIGDARVVALGEGAHFIEEFWTVRQRLVRFLHEQLGFDIVAAEFDVDEAEDLDVWLANEADPRPLGRVSRGASDWGMCNIATWLRAWGGSRPRRPRFLGLDLPNGGSAFASTVERFASFVREVDADALPLLLAVEQASAKLVGTSVARTAQAWASLGTHQQDALTASLARLRLRMRALDAVLVARSSRDAVDRARRQLDSLIHADYAMRTNEAMHRGAEAALDHSVRDRFLADSVLDVLAREPEARVVILAHNGHVQRLPVVWGDYVSAHPMGMYLSAELCDDYVVIGTTTTGDVTSEMELAPETEVGFRVVETQLEAPQPSSLEAALIAAQAGEQLSLVACRRAPAGMFSCLRAQSGYLTTDVTAAYDVILSLPKLTVQRDLGF
- the argJ gene encoding bifunctional glutamate N-acetyltransferase/amino-acid acetyltransferase ArgJ — translated: MSTAATAPVVRTTHQPGDALPQGFTFSGVRCGIKPGRSDLALLLCSPAAVAAGVFTKNPMRAACCDRNATLVPSGNVAAVIVNSGNANAMTGAQGASNNAKVAAELGKLLGCAPERVLTASTGVIGTQLPVDLVVEALDPLIAAHGDDPRGFAEAILTTDTVTKFAAVELQLPGADVPVRLFGVAKGSGMIHPNMATTLGFVCTDAAVPPALLQSLLGQAIQTTFNAISVDGDTSTNDMVLVLANGASGVHVEDDAKVAAFSAGLHGVLRELAKQVARDGEGATRLLEVEVTGAPDVASAAAIARTVAKSSLVKCSVFAGQPNWGRIAMAVGQAAIEHGGAVTPATLRIAAGGHVLFDGDRDGRGSAHLPAELKRALRSGEVAWSIDLGIGDASFTAWGCDMTYDYVRINADDAKGIAVASNGTVSRSLSLSAYSPRLKQQLLVEGLGYVRRFTGLKLMVYLQPAARGRGESIDGLAQDLELCLDAGLKPLVIVPDKEAAARIEALTHRAATSRPWSRPIRCRSARCSIAATSASSCARARRPTPWSSSRSRSASTSWSRWAPRRACATPTAPCSGSRPRPCWPASSAAASTTAIPICWCSRATPRPAACPRCILDARMPHAVVGELFTDDGVGTLVTRQALA